Proteins encoded together in one Prosthecobacter debontii window:
- a CDS encoding tetratricopeptide repeat-containing protein — protein sequence MKALSIFVAMPYTDMGPTAKWKRPADAERQYHRVKEAVSQRLNRQVELVFEKDRRQGGSVHHTMYKAIYEADVLIADLTGANPNVAFELGTRYALRRSITILTSQDDKVPFDLVGIRLVRYANRPDEDFIQEVAEIIEAGLATENLCDSPLISALDLQVVPRRDWERVAGIRVAAALNFAADPSVPSKQRLQAVAQATEDDPFSLEARLALIRIHRERQDYTSGLEAIDEGMAYFSKTWQLHHQKGLILDKMEGPQHLLDAIAAYREALARHPDSPDIHSCLGGSLRRLAFRHQGQERQDLLLQSLDQYKHAVSLNRHDTYAGLNTVRLLLLIRGHSARDDAEVLGHIQRMFHLCAFEVTDASLGQTSGRWWSLFDYADTCIFQEKLTDALDRYHEAIDLIPTPKRKEILISPQRTWNELIEAEVLNAEMKKGAEEVLNLLKNHTGP from the coding sequence ATGAAAGCCCTCTCCATTTTCGTTGCCATGCCCTACACCGATATGGGGCCGACGGCTAAATGGAAACGCCCTGCGGATGCTGAACGCCAATATCACCGCGTGAAAGAAGCGGTGAGTCAAAGGCTGAATCGGCAGGTGGAACTCGTCTTTGAAAAAGATCGGCGGCAGGGCGGCTCCGTGCATCACACCATGTATAAGGCCATCTATGAGGCGGATGTTTTGATCGCCGACCTCACCGGGGCCAATCCGAATGTGGCGTTCGAGCTCGGTACCCGCTACGCTCTGCGCCGGTCCATCACCATCCTCACCTCCCAGGATGATAAGGTGCCTTTTGACCTCGTAGGCATCCGCCTGGTGCGCTATGCCAACCGCCCCGATGAAGACTTTATCCAGGAGGTGGCCGAAATCATCGAGGCCGGGCTGGCGACGGAAAATCTCTGCGATAGCCCGCTCATCTCCGCCCTGGATCTCCAGGTGGTGCCGCGCCGTGATTGGGAACGCGTGGCCGGTATCCGCGTCGCTGCCGCGCTTAACTTTGCTGCTGATCCCTCCGTGCCCAGCAAACAAAGGCTTCAGGCCGTGGCCCAGGCCACCGAAGACGATCCCTTTTCTCTGGAAGCTCGGCTGGCACTCATCCGCATTCATCGGGAGCGGCAGGACTACACCTCCGGGTTGGAAGCCATCGACGAAGGCATGGCTTACTTTTCCAAAACCTGGCAGCTTCACCATCAAAAGGGGCTCATCCTGGATAAGATGGAAGGCCCCCAACATTTGTTGGATGCCATCGCTGCGTATCGGGAGGCTCTCGCCCGCCATCCAGACAGCCCTGACATCCACTCCTGCCTCGGCGGCTCCCTGCGTCGCCTCGCCTTCAGGCATCAGGGCCAGGAGCGTCAGGACCTGCTTCTCCAATCCCTGGATCAATACAAGCATGCCGTGTCTCTGAATCGTCACGACACCTATGCCGGGCTCAATACCGTGCGCCTGCTCCTGCTCATTCGCGGTCACAGCGCCCGGGACGATGCGGAGGTGCTCGGTCACATCCAGCGCATGTTTCACCTCTGCGCCTTTGAGGTGACCGATGCCAGCCTGGGTCAAACTTCAGGCCGCTGGTGGTCGCTCTTCGACTACGCCGATACCTGCATTTTTCAGGAAAAACTCACCGATGCCCTGGATCGCTATCACGAGGCCATCGACCTTATCCCCACGCCCAAACGCAAAGAAATTCTCATCTCCCCGCAGCGGACTTGGAATGAACTCATCGAGGCCGAGGTCCTCAATGCCGAGATGAAAAAAGGCGCCGAAGAAGTCCTGAACCTGCTCAAGAATCACACCGGTCCCTGA
- a CDS encoding alpha/beta hydrolase encodes MSHPPKFPQVWHFCAVHGEIDQTMMIPPRLLFALSFFGLLAPTLKAEGPVKIEAQPNIKYARHGEREMQLDLYRPAGVKEVLPAIVCIHGGGWYKGDRSSMTKLAQALAEQGFVTVSISYRLSGEAKFPAAIQDCKAAVRWLRANASTYGVKPEAIGVTGLSAGGHLAALLATSGGVAELEGPGGNAETSSEVQACMAMGAQSDLESPRIGELSSRADDPFYRTFLGAPQAEMPQVYALASPRHHLDQADPPLAFMAGELDDASTHADETRRDLQKLGIPTGLTLIPKAPHAFLNRPEALAECVKVSAAFFHQHLDAQ; translated from the coding sequence ATGAGCCATCCCCCTAAATTCCCGCAAGTTTGGCACTTCTGCGCTGTTCATGGGGAGATAGACCAGACCATGATGATCCCACCCCGACTGTTGTTTGCCTTGAGCTTCTTTGGTTTACTTGCCCCGACCTTGAAAGCCGAAGGACCGGTGAAAATCGAAGCCCAACCTAACATTAAGTATGCCCGCCACGGGGAGCGTGAGATGCAGTTGGATCTGTATCGGCCAGCAGGGGTCAAGGAGGTGCTTCCGGCGATTGTGTGCATCCATGGCGGTGGCTGGTATAAAGGCGACCGCAGCAGCATGACGAAACTGGCGCAGGCGCTGGCCGAGCAGGGTTTTGTGACGGTGAGCATCAGCTATCGGCTCTCTGGCGAGGCGAAGTTTCCGGCGGCGATTCAGGACTGCAAAGCCGCCGTGCGGTGGCTGCGGGCGAATGCGTCCACGTATGGCGTGAAGCCGGAGGCCATTGGCGTCACGGGGTTATCCGCAGGGGGGCATCTGGCGGCGCTGCTGGCCACCAGTGGCGGCGTGGCGGAACTGGAAGGCCCAGGGGGAAATGCGGAAACCTCCAGCGAGGTGCAGGCCTGCATGGCCATGGGCGCGCAGAGTGATCTCGAAAGCCCCCGCATCGGTGAGTTATCCTCGCGGGCCGATGATCCGTTTTATCGCACGTTTTTAGGCGCACCTCAGGCGGAGATGCCGCAGGTGTATGCCCTGGCTTCACCCCGCCATCATTTGGACCAAGCCGACCCGCCCTTGGCCTTCATGGCCGGTGAGCTGGACGATGCCAGCACGCATGCGGACGAGACGCGCAGGGATCTCCAAAAGCTCGGCATCCCCACCGGGCTGACTCTGATCCCGAAAGCCCCGCATGCCTTCCTGAATCGGCCTGAAGCACTGGCTGAATGTGTGAAGGTGAGTGCGGCATTCTTTCACCAACACCTCGATGCCCAATGA
- a CDS encoding type II toxin-antitoxin system death-on-curing family toxin — MKRDIENCFHLTVEIVMEIHSEAIERFGGLSGLRDLPLLESAVAASRASFGGVSPYQDLIEIAGAYLFYLCNNYSFVDGNKRVALGACIVFLKLNGYTTAEDSEDWELLTLAVAAGALSRDGVTAKLRTHVS; from the coding sequence GTGAAGAGGGACATTGAGAATTGTTTCCATCTCACGGTTGAGATCGTGATGGAGATCCACAGCGAAGCCATCGAGCGATTCGGCGGCTTATCGGGCTTGCGTGATCTTCCTCTTTTGGAATCGGCTGTCGCTGCTTCGCGTGCTAGCTTTGGAGGTGTCTCGCCGTATCAGGATTTGATCGAAATCGCGGGTGCCTATTTATTTTATCTCTGTAACAATTATTCTTTTGTGGATGGCAATAAGCGAGTGGCTCTCGGCGCATGCATCGTCTTTCTCAAATTGAATGGTTATACCACGGCCGAGGATAGCGAAGACTGGGAACTGCTCACTCTAGCCGTCGCAGCAGGTGCTCTCAGTCGCGATGGAGTCACCGCTAAGCTTCGTACGCACGTTTCTTGA
- a CDS encoding sulfatase family protein, with translation MKRWIALLGLVLNSLLQAVERPNIIYINCDDLGYGDLACYGAPDISTPHLDRMAQEGTRFTDFSVTSALCTPSRASLMTGRYPGRTGLAVGVLRPDAENGLAADELTLAEVTKGAGYATGCIGKWHLGFKPGMRPMDQGFDSYYGVLHNLDPQETIVFEKEGGMPVLRGDTVEKRPAVPAEMTGLYTAEALKFIETHQAKPFFLYLGHAMPHLPFDASPKFKGKSKRGLYGDVVEELDDSTGQILAKLRRLGLAEKTLVIFTSDNGPERKTSGTAAPLSGSKHTVFEGGLRVPCIAWWPGHVPAGRTCGEFLSTLDVLPTLAGLTGSTLSQDLKLDGSDIREVLLKANGKSPRTTLYALYGFKIRRLQSMREGSWKLHLTQPPTLYQLTEDVAETHDVAAEHPKVVQRLMQLAEQYRRDTGAEDASRVP, from the coding sequence ATGAAACGATGGATTGCCCTGCTTGGCTTGGTTTTAAACTCGCTTCTTCAGGCGGTGGAAAGGCCTAACATCATTTACATCAATTGCGATGATCTCGGTTATGGAGATCTGGCCTGTTATGGGGCACCGGATATCTCCACGCCGCATCTGGATCGCATGGCGCAGGAGGGCACGCGGTTCACGGACTTCTCCGTCACCTCAGCCCTGTGCACGCCATCGCGGGCCTCGCTGATGACGGGCCGCTATCCAGGCCGCACCGGGTTGGCGGTCGGTGTCTTAAGGCCTGATGCGGAGAACGGATTGGCTGCGGATGAGCTCACTCTGGCGGAGGTGACCAAAGGGGCCGGTTATGCCACGGGCTGCATTGGCAAATGGCACCTGGGTTTCAAGCCCGGCATGCGCCCGATGGATCAAGGCTTCGATAGCTACTATGGGGTGCTGCATAACCTCGATCCGCAGGAAACCATCGTGTTTGAAAAAGAAGGTGGCATGCCGGTGCTGCGCGGAGACACCGTGGAGAAACGCCCGGCGGTGCCTGCGGAGATGACCGGCCTCTACACCGCCGAGGCGCTGAAGTTCATCGAGACACATCAGGCCAAACCCTTCTTTCTGTATCTCGGGCACGCCATGCCGCATCTACCCTTCGATGCTTCGCCCAAATTCAAAGGCAAGTCGAAGCGCGGTCTGTATGGCGATGTGGTGGAGGAGCTGGACGACAGCACGGGACAGATTTTAGCGAAGTTGCGCCGCCTCGGGCTGGCGGAGAAAACCCTCGTGATCTTCACCAGCGACAACGGGCCCGAGCGCAAGACCTCAGGCACTGCTGCGCCTTTGAGCGGCTCGAAACACACCGTCTTTGAAGGTGGCCTGCGGGTGCCCTGCATCGCCTGGTGGCCGGGGCATGTGCCTGCGGGCCGCACCTGTGGCGAATTCCTCAGCACCCTGGACGTGCTACCCACCCTCGCAGGCCTAACGGGAAGTACTCTTTCCCAAGATTTAAAGCTGGATGGTTCTGATATCCGCGAGGTCTTACTGAAGGCCAATGGCAAATCTCCACGCACCACGCTCTACGCTCTTTACGGCTTCAAGATCCGAAGGCTGCAATCCATGCGCGAAGGCTCTTGGAAGCTGCACCTCACCCAGCCACCCACCCTTTACCAACTCACGGAGGATGTGGCGGAAACCCATGATGTGGCTGCTGAGCATCCCAAGGTGGTCCAGCGCCTGATGCAGCTCGCCGAGCAATACCGCCGCGACACCGGTGCCGAGGACGCTTCACGCGTGCCGTGA
- a CDS encoding AbrB/MazE/SpoVT family DNA-binding domain-containing protein, protein MIKTISKIGNSQGIIFDSALLQLAHLKVGDDVNVEVHSGGTITITPMVSQPSKEEISAVVRETMVQYARTMKKLA, encoded by the coding sequence ATGATTAAGACCATCTCTAAAATCGGCAATTCCCAGGGGATTATCTTCGACTCGGCCTTGCTCCAGCTTGCTCACTTAAAAGTGGGTGATGATGTGAATGTCGAGGTGCATTCGGGAGGGACGATCACGATTACCCCCATGGTCTCACAGCCTTCCAAAGAAGAGATCAGTGCAGTCGTGAGAGAAACGATGGTTCAATATGCCCGAACCATGAAAAAACTCGCGTGA